The following DNA comes from Verrucomicrobiota bacterium.
GAGTGGCGACTCGCTGCAGGCCATGAGCGCAAGCGCTTCATCTCGGGTTAGCGGGGTATTGGGAACTGATTTCATGGTAGTCAATCTGAACCGTTCTCCACGGTCTCACGACCGTGGCTACATTGTAGCAATGGTCGTAAGACCATTGATCTAAGCAATTTGAAAACGACATTTCCCTCGTATAATAAACGGCACTGCGAGGACCCGTCTTCGCGATGCTTCGCCGAGGCGCGCGCGGCGGCCCTACCTTTATTAGCTGAAATGGTAGGGCAAAAGCATCCCTGCTTTGCCTCCAGGTATTTTAAGAATTTACTCATTGGGTTAGTCTAGTTTGTAGATACGAGTAGCGGTCTCACTAAACATAGCCGTTTGCTCCTCTTCGCTATATTGAGCTGCGATTTTTTTAAGCCCGTTCCAGAGCACGTGGTAGGAAAGTGAAAGGCGATCTACCGGAAAGTTACTTTCGAACATACAGCGGTTTGGACCGAAACACTTTATGGTATGGTTGTAATACCGCGCCTGCGCTTCAACGAACTCATCGGAGCTCGCTGGCAAGTCTCGCTTATCCCATCCGAACCCATTGTCGGGCATGGCAAGTCCGCCGAGCTTTGCAAATACGTTTGGGCATTCGGCAAGGGCAGCAATGTCTTCATACCATTGTTCGAATATCTCCTCACGCAGATTCGCGTAGGGTCCAACTCCGAGCGGTGTTCCAAAGTGATCAAGAATTATGATGGTGTCTGGCGCTGATTGTGCCAGGGCCCTAAAATCCAGGATCTGGTGATGATAGAGCCAACTTTCGTAGGTATACCCCCGGTCTCCGAGCCGCCGCACACCGAGCCGAAAGGCCTTATCATCTGACTGACCTTCCGTTCCCCGACCGGGTAAGGAGAGATATTCCGGATGCGGTTCGCGGGCGATGGAGTGGCGTATACCGCGGAATAAACCATTTGC
Coding sequences within:
- a CDS encoding amidohydrolase family protein, producing MAITAPSQEWLDQVREPIIDPDRIIVDPHHHLWESPDWTYLLDHLWADTGSGHNVTKTVYLECRSSYHTDGPEHLKPVGETKFVESFASASSKGAGPEIAGIVSHANLSSPYLDEILDAHEEAANGLFRGIRHSIAREPHPEYLSLPGRGTEGQSDDKAFRLGVRRLGDRGYTYESWLYHHQILDFRALAQSAPDTIIILDHFGTPLGVGPYANLREEIFEQWYEDIAALAECPNVFAKLGGLAMPDNGFGWDKRDLPASSDEFVEAQARYYNHTIKCFGPNRCMFESNFPVDRLSLSYHVLWNGLKKIAAQYSEEEQTAMFSETATRIYKLD